One genomic region from Nymphaea colorata isolate Beijing-Zhang1983 chromosome 12, ASM883128v2, whole genome shotgun sequence encodes:
- the LOC116265866 gene encoding uncharacterized protein LOC116265866: MKQKMMDKHHVRCEKHQPGCVWGLLRIFDFHQGHSVQKLLSDRRLRDGANAIVGTQYSRRLNFSSSYKKQKGRYSSVDNVMEWKELDETWMSKANTDQTYQAHVKPHMYDEISEDNSEGHFSPAVLERKNHSKKHQKQKFKIPRIVHNLQLGDRGTSRQKKHVFIHNSKSMERFIGTLDQATPLQCFSDIDVCQLSKLEQEKTDYAYHGINDKLDEATEALVNQKLYMAQCLSKDGRGQHSKEVMDALEILNLNKELFIKLLHDPNSLLAKHIQGLKNAEMEKMSKMESNKPLDASELLEDTVDQIFSNHNEKKFYGTGHKSWGRNQSLTKGHGSQNSTQIIVLKPGLPNINVSLSPSTSPQSHFDMRQQVGKKLTAPFSLKEFKRKLKHAILDAKAEQHHVSMDGTPHRFFHGYQGFKEVNSGSAKRYLGCESSDLRKRTTRWVQSERRREKSHKSLISKGIIVDELSSPHDFNCLENKNIPYPCSFSEPRDSASTGEFQKLLSEIINVTDADEPFSSRPPTTTLGRLLSLPECSVLYPTFSPQRGTSDEVQASSCHKHLGPECESECRIPAKEDLEEPVQIEAGGPSRGLENGNLEKGTCSERIESPIGNKSRKEPADAEQEISETKLSHPAEPDHMEEQSGGPHVLHISYSSQQTEEIVNLECLTLVDEVSSEDIAVSSPCIPSDYEASNPSVLSENVCEKHQQPSPVSVLEADFTEDFSSPEICVPVPQDVPIKPRKIHFEEVEYSQSREGLSDKDGMLATASLSRMATGNCLQLKGVDYEYVRMLLEASILTADMELDPCWDSINQPLHPSIFLLVDPPSEVSVDQLLLFDCVNEVLLEILERSFGFCERLNIRPFPIGERLLEEVWAGINSHLAIHSNESPTLDHIVGRDLAKSNKWMDLRLDTGSIGEEIEVWLLEDLIEEAVTELGRGHNILDCPYVSHG, translated from the exons ATGAAGCAGAAAATGATGGACAAGCACCATGTTCGGTGTGAGAAACACCAACCTGGTTGCGTGTGGGGTCTGCTTAGAATCTTTGACTTCCACCAGGGTCATTCTGTACAGAAATTGCTATCCGACAGAAGACTAAGAGATGGTGCAAATGCCATTGTTG GTACTCAATATTCAAGGAGACTAAACTTCAGCAGCAGTTACAAAAAGCAAAAGGGACGCTATTCTTCAGTTGACAATGTAATG GAATGGAAAGAATTAGATGAAACATGGATGTCTAAAGCAAATACTGATCAAACATATCAAGCACATGTGAAACCACATATGTACGATGAAATATCTGAGGACAACAGTGAAGGTCACTTCTCCCCAGCTGTGTTGGAGAGGAAAAACCATTCTAAAAAGCATCAAAAGCAGAAATTCAAGATACCTAGAATAGTGCACAATCTTCAGTTAGGTGATAGGGGCACTTCCAGacagaaaaaacatgtttttattcACAACTCTAAGTCCATGGAGAGATTTATTGGCACTCTTGACCAAGCTACACCTTTGCAGTGTTTCTCTGACATAGATGTTTGTCAGCTATCAAAGTTGGAACAGGAAAAAACTGATTATGCCTACCATGGTATCAACGATAAGCTGGATGAGGCAACAGAAGCTCTTGTGAACCAGAAACTTTACATGGCTCAGTGCCTCTCAAAAGATGGCAGAGGCCAACATTCAAAAGAAGTTATGGATGCATTGGAGATACTGAATTTGAACAAGGAATTGTTTATCAAACTTCTTCATGATCCTAATTCACTTTTAGCCAAACATATCCAAGGATTAAAAAATGCTGAAATGgagaaaatgtcaaaaatgGAGTCAAACAAGCCTTTGGATGCTTCAGAATTGTTAGAAGACACTGTAGATCAAATATTCAGCAATCATAATGAAAAGAAGTTCTATGGAACGGGGCATAAATCGTGGGGCAGAAACCAATCACTAACAAAAGGCCATGGCTCTCAGAATTCTACTCAAATTATTGTTCTGAAGCCTGGACTCCCTAATATAAATGTCAGCTTGAGTCCAAGCACTTCTCCACAATCTCATTTTGACATGAGACAGCAGGTTGGAAAGAAACTGACGgctcctttttctcttaaggAGTTCAAACGGAAGTTGAAACATGCAATATTGGATGCAAAAGCAGAGCAGCATCATGTATCCATGGATGGTACTCCTCATAGGTTCTTTCATGGATATCAGGGTTTTAAAGAGGTTAACAGTGGTTCAGCCAAGAGATACCTAGGATGTGAATCTTCGGACCTTCGTAAAAGAACTACTAGATGGGTACAAAGTGAAAGACGGAGAGAGAAAAGTCATAAATCTTTGATATCGAAGGGCATCATTGTTGATGAGTTATCTTCACCTCATGATTTCAACTGTCTTGAAAACAAGAACATACCATATCCTTGCTCATTTTCAGAGCCTAGAGACTCAGCTAGTACAGGAGAATTTCAGAAGCTTCTATCTGAGATCATCAATGTCACAGATGCTGATGAGCCTTTCTCAAGCAGACCACCTACTACTACTCTAGGGAGATTACTTTCCTTGCCTGAGTGCAGCGTATTATACCCTACTTTCAGTCCTCAAAGAGGCACCTCTGATGAGGTCCAAGCTTCTTCTTGCCATAAGCACCTGGGTCCTGAATGTGAGTCAGAATGCAGAATTCCAGCAAAGGAAGACCTGGAAGAGCCTGTGCAGATTGAGGCAGGTGGACCCTCTAGAGGGCTTGAGAATGGCAATCTAGAAAAAGGGACCTGCAGTGAAAGAATCGAGAGTCCAATag GCAATAAAAGCAGAAAGGAACCAGCAGATGCCGAGCAAGAAATAAGTGAAACCAAGCTTTCTCATCCTGCTGAACCTGATCATATGGAGGAGCAGTCAGGAGGTCCCCATGTGTTACACATCTCTTATTCATCACAACAAACGGAAGAGATAGTCAACTTGGAATGCTTGACACTAGTAGACGAG GTCTCTTCAGAAGATATAGCCGTTTCCTCCCCATGCATTCCCTCAGATTACGAAGCTTCCAATCCATCTGTATTATCAGAGAATGTCTGTGAGAAGCATCAGCAGCCAAGTCCAGTTTCAGTTTTAGAGGCAGATTTTACTGAAGACTTTTCAAGTCCTGAGATCTGTGTCCCCGTCccacaag ATGTTCCTATAAAGCCTCGGAAAATCCATTTTGAAGAGGTAGAGTATTCTCAAAGTAGGGAGGGACTCTCTGATAAGGATGGAATGCTTGCAACAGCTTCACTCTCAAGAATGGCTACGGGAAATTGTTTACAGCTCAAAGGAGTGGATTATGAGTACGTGAGAATGTTATTAGAAGCTTCAATTCTGACAGCTgatatggaacttgatccatgTTGGGATTCCATAAACCAGCCCCTACACCCATCCATATTTCTCCTGGTGGATCCACCTTCTGAAGTTTCAGTGGATCAGTTGCTTCTCTTTGATTGTGTTAATGAGGTTCTTCTGGAGATATTAGAGCGATCCTTTGGATTCTGTGAACGGCTCAACATTCGACCTTTCCCAATAGGTGAACGCCTCCTTGAAGAGGTATGGGCAGGGATAAACAGCCACCTTGCCATCCACTCCAACGAATCACCGACATTGGATCATATTGTTGGGAGAGATCTTGCAAAGAGCAACAAATGGATGGACCTTAGATTGGATACAGGGAGCATAGGAGAAGAGATTGAAGTGTGGTTGCTGGAAGATTTAATAGAAGAGGCTGTAACTGAACTTGGAAG GGGTCATAACATTTTGGATTGTCCATACGTCAGTCATGGATGA
- the LOC116265205 gene encoding uncharacterized protein LOC116265205 gives MEKPSLIPQKIVILDTASKIAQGWVKSMSGGADEDKPCEEEMKGRPSRLGLGAKFVPHSKVAASCNPVERKLQRKLESEKKRVDELEESNAVDESEEDDLDSRANVFAKRRSPFSMSNMESKLVHKSGKRKRK, from the exons ATGGAGAAACCGTCACTGATTCCTCAAAAAATTGTGATACTGGACACAGCCTCTAAAATA GCCCAAGGGTGGGTGAAGAGCATGAGTGGAGGAGCAGATGAGGATAAACCTTGTGAAGAGGAAATGAAGGGTCGACCATCAAG GTTGGGTTTGGGAGCAAAGTTTGTTCCCCACTCAAAAGTAGCAGCATCCTGTAACCCAGTTGAGCGAAAATTACAAAGGAAGTTGGAGTCTGAGAAGAAACGAGTTGACGAGTTGGAAGAGTCTAATGCTGTTGACGAAAGCGAAGAAGATGACTTAGATAGCAGAGCAAATGTGTTTGCCAAGAGGCGGTCGCCATTTTCAATGTCCAATATGGAATCTAAGTTGGTGCATAAGTCAGGCAAGAGGAAGCGGAAATGA